The Juglans regia cultivar Chandler chromosome 11, Walnut 2.0, whole genome shotgun sequence genome contains the following window.
TGACCAACACCAGTGACCTGATGAATAATTGTATAGCGTTGGGGATAAAAATTGCCGAAGAAGAAGGCTAGCCAACTTTTTGGaaagggtgatgctacaccACGGGTCCACGAGGATTCTCACCATCCTGACCGATCATTCTCATCATgtctacatatatttttttaatgtttttttcaaatattttttaagcgAAAGCTAATTtccacattatatattatttatcagTTGATAATTTTGACAGTGAAGTATTTTGCCAGTGGAGTATTTTCCCTGTCAGTGTAGTATTTTCCCCGTGGAGTATTTTGCCTGTGGAGATTTGTTCCCGTTGATAATTATCCAAAATCAGAAGAAGGAAGCACGCCAAAACTGTACTATTTACTTATGAGGataattcttattattttattatgaggAGAATTCTCCGAAAAATAAGAAGGGAGTACGCAATTACTGAAGAATAATAAACTTATATGGTTAATAATAATCTTCCTTACAATTTATGGTCAGTAAAATCCATAGTTTAACttcaaaactaaatttttttttaaaaaaatttccaaaattattaaaaaataattctttaactattaaataaaaaataataatcggTACCCACTCTTGAAGGGTATTCTCGGCCAGACTTAGGAGTATAGATTTAAATTGGAAAATCGATTCGGTTCCAGTTCTACGATTTCCAGGATCAGACCAGACCGAttgggggaaaaaaatataaaatataaaattttatatataatatataattatatgttaaatttttatatataattatatatcatatatgaaataatttcatattataatttataaattataatataaaatgttagtcttaaatataaacatttgtaatttatttgatcatatgttattaatataattatatataagataatgttattataatttataaaataaaagtttaatcttgaagatgaaaatttaattgatcatatactttgaacataaaatatatatattaaattatatattatatatatatattctaatatattatatagctatactaatatataagtttataactaatactaatatataactatactaatagtataatattaatattattagtataatattaatactattatatagtctaatatattatatagctttattaatatataagtttataactcatactaatttttttactaaaacggattcttttactaaaacatatttttttagtagtgcatattttgtaataGGAACAGATTTTttgaagtagtttttttttattaacagatttttattttttaatgataaacttacattttaaaagaccgaaaaaccagaccggaccggaaacaAGTAAAACCAGAGATATTGGTTTATGAGAGTAACCGGTGCATAATcagttttggaaaatacaaaaccggtacataccgattcagttctaaattttgtccaaaacagGACTGGActgtttacacccctagctgaACTATGATTTTCCTAAGGCCCCATTTGAATTGAGAAGtgatttcaactcatctaatctcatctcatttcatcattataacttttccaaattcccacacaaaatataataaacaatttaattttttcaaatttcaaaacaataataatattaaaaaataatattttattcaaatcatttaaaaccatttcaactcatctcatttcagctctcaatccaaacaaggccAAATTGATGTCTCCAAAGTCCAAACCATCACTGTGTAAGTATATCTATGAGTCATATTCTTgagtagggctgagcaccgacccttttggagtcggagggcccaacctccgactccgactccgagacGTATAGAATCcaatctgactccgactccgacttgtcggagcggagtcggatttttttatttttgtcttttttaacttcatatttgacccacttttaaaaaaaaaatatttggaaggctttcaaatttcaattttcttaacattataatctaaactaattaaacttttgattataacaaaaaatacaactaaataaaacaagtaacatactaacatgcattcaaaaataaaacaagtaacacactaatgtctaatactagtatatcactataattaatagtaccctatagtaatataactatattagtattagttatagtgatttaaattttagtataactatattagtataagttatagtgatttagtatagttataatagtataagttataactatagtctatattaatattactattagttatagtgattaacataattatatattagtatttgctatagtgattttaatttagtataactatataatagtattagtataaatattatactaactatatcactaattgtattagactattagtacaCTAAtttctaatactagtatatcattatagttaatagtaccctatagtaatataactatattagtattagttatagtgatttaaattttagtataactatattagtataagttatagtgatttagtatagttatagtactataagttataactatagtttatattagtattaatattagtattagttatagtgattagtataattatatattagtatttgctatagtaattttaatttagtataactatataatagtattagtataaatattatactaactatatcattgattgtattagtacactaatgTCTAACACTATTacatcactatagttaataatatcatatagtaatatagtattagtaattaatactatagtgatttatataataatttatatataggcttaaagtggtttactaatttatatatagtaatttatatgaataatactttagttattatacattagtattatatgttattataaatttatagattaatgtttattcattagtattacaatattacatgttgatgttattatgcattttagtgtttatagtagtatattatagtcatataataaactattattagtcaatttagtttatatattatagtataaatatattatttaactagtatattattgagtttaactaactatataagatatagttgtataaaatttaaataattaatatatagaaaaacacatctttttataaaatatgtataaaatcgaaGGCGGAtgtggagtcggagtcggaggcggAGGGTCGGAGTtggatcggagcggagtcgaAGTCGGTTCATCGATGACTCCAAATCCGACTTCCAAGGGAAAAAAACTTCCGGCTCCGACTCCGATaagtcggagccggagcggagccGGTGCtgagtcggattcggagtcggattgtcagatttttgctcagccctattCTTAAGAGTTTCATTAATGGAAATAGGGCTCTCCAAAAGTAAGGTAATTGAGATCTTTCTCTAGGGGTTCTTCTCCGAACATGCCTAAATAAGGGGAGGTTTGacaatgagatgagttgaaagttgaacaacatattgttagaatattattttttaaagttattatcattttgagatttgaaaaaattgaattatttattatattttatttaaaaaattaataaaattgtaataattagatatgaGTTGGAATgacttttgtatccaaaccagacataaatatcatttcaatttGTAAAACCTATTTTGCATAATTGTATTTTATGGGAAAATTGGGACTATTTTGCATTTAAAAACTTTAGCACcaatttatatcattatataaaaGGGTGGGCACCGATGATGTGTCTGAAgtgtatttcaattttttttttcatatttttttaatattcttaaatatatattttaaatatttataatattatttaaaagaaaaatgctacataTTCCGCTGGGGCTCCTGCtggattgtaatatttttttatgtgttttttttttattttttttatatagatatttttttatttttttaatattttaaaaaataaaataaaaattacaatattattaaaaaatacttttttaattacgaagtagaataaaaaataatatttataatatttaatgatttttttttactttatgattaaagaaatgttttttaatgatattttaaatttattttattttttaaaaatatttaaaagtttaaaacaaatctatataaaaaataaattaaaaaaatacacatagaaaaaTACATGCTAAGCTCAACGGGAGTCCCAATGGAGGTTGTAGTAtaaccattttaaatatttaaaaaaaaatcataatattattagaaaatatttttttaatcatgaagtaaaataaaaaattataaaaaatatttaaaaaattataaaagaatattttttataattttttattttactttatgattaagaaagtattttttaagatatatttttttacttttttattaagaaagtatttttttaatgatgttttaaatttattttaaaattttaaaatattttaaaatattaaaaaatttatataaaaaattatttaaataaaacacatataaaataatactgtagcatcaccctatttaaaatatttacttaatttaaaaaaaaaattaaaaagaaaaaagaaaaaacagtttGACACATTGTGTGGGGAACGatagcattttcctatataaaatTTTCTGGGTATCAAAATCGAAGCCCTAACGTAATCTTCGACTCTCGCATTTGGATTTGCAGTTGGCAGTTGCAGAGCTGCGAGATGTCGCACTTTGGGAGAGCAGGCCCTCCTGACATCAGAGACACCTTCTCCCTACTCGTCCTCAACATCACTTTCCGTATTTTACCCGTCGTCCTCCCCGATTTTGCCATCTTTCCCCTTCTCCTACCTCTCTCTCAATCCCTAATTCtcctatttttctcttttgctaGGAACCACCGCTGATGATCTTTTTCCTCTCTTCGATAAGTACGGCAAGGTCGTCGACGTATTTATCCCCCGAGACCgaaggttcctctctctctctctctctctctctctctctctctctctctctctcagagtttCTGCTTTCAATTTGGTAGTTCCTGCTTCCAATTTGGTGTTTCTGATTGGTTATAGGACCGGAGAATCGCGAGGCTTCGCATTTGTTCGGTACAAGTATGCGGACGAGGCACAGAAAGCGGTGGAGAAGCTCGATGGTTAGTTATTACTTCCGCAAACTCGACATCTAAAACTAAAAGCTTACCGTCAGCTAGtcttattcattttttcttttttttttttttgcaggaaAAATTGTCGATGGCAGAGAGATTATGGTCCAGTTTGCCAAGTACGGCCCAAATGCCGAGCGAATGTAAGTCGCTAACTGTGGGATTCTGGCTTTTGCTTTTTAAAATCATTGTTCTGATGTTAATTGCTGCACTTTCAAGCTCAAACTATGGCGTACGCGTTCCTCTGGCACCTCCAAAACTTGTTTGATAGAAAAGGGTGTTTTGACTTGTGAGGTGGCAACGTTGATGGTTTTGGTCTTTTTGTATGATGAATCTTGAATTTTTGGTTATGGAACCAAACGTTTACTGATTGGATGGTCTTTACAGTTACAGCTACCAGACAAGTAACATTCTGATTCAAAACAATATGTTTATTGTTTGTTTTAGTAATCGTatcatgtttgtttgttttttttttgccgtctaatcaatttatttacgttggattttttttttcagccacAAGGGAAGGATAATAGAGACAACTTCAAAGACAAAAGGGAGGTCAAGAAGTCGTAGCCCTCGTCCTAGGTGCGGATCTTTCTCTGCAGAAGTGCTACTAAATTGGGTGCAAAACTGGATGTATTGTCCAGCATTTTAATTTCTGTGGAATTCATAGGATAATTTGTTTGCAAACGAATACTCAGAGAGACGATGTTATCCTGATTGATGTAGCTAGTCCGAGTTAGTGCACGTTACtagttttgaaaatatgatgtgaCTACTAACGCAAGACATGTTATATAAACTACTGATGCAAGGATCGTCTCTGTGTGTATGTGCTGTTGTTCTGCTATTTTCTATACTGTTTGTTCTGCCATTTTCATTAATGAACGTACACTTCTTTCAATCTTCATCAAATGTAATATCAGGAGTTTGTGCTGGTTTGACATTTGTGCAGCTAATGATGCTCTTGGTAACTCGTGCATGTGAAAATTGCAGAAGATTTTGTTGGGGGAGCGTGCCACCTCCATTCCACCTCTAGTTTTCATCGTTTCTCTTGTTTCAATGAGATGAACAAAGTGATATGCTCAGATTTACAAACTGAGCAACGcactaaaaatgaaaaaactccTTCTAACAATCACTCTGATACCACTATATTCGTCTCATCGAGGCAAGAAAATTGGTAAAAACCAGAAGTGGCACGCtcccccaacaagtggtatcagagcttcaTGTTCCCTCTGCAGTTTTGGGAATGGATTCTCCAGGCTCCATTCTTGCAATTCAGTGCTTCGTGTTCCCTCTGCAGTGACTGATTGAAAACCTTTTCAGGTATCGGGATGAAAACAGGGACAGGGATTGTAGAAGGAGAAGTCGCAGCAGAAGTAGGGAGCGATATGATCGTGACAGGAACCGTGGGAGGGAAAGGGATCATCGTCGCCATAGCAGGAGCCGTAGTGCAAGTCCTGATCATCACAAAGGTCGTGGGAGAGGCAGATATGAAGATGACCGGCGTAGTCGAAGCCGTTCCGATCATAGGTATTCAATCACTCATGTATTagagctttttatttttttattttttttaaaaagtggatTCTTGGCTTATTATCCGATGgtaaatgagaattttgttgAAGTGCTTCCCCGGCTCGGTGCAGTCCTCATCCTTGGAGGAGTCTATCTCCACGTAGGACACCTGGTGTTGACAGTCCTGATGCCCAGACCAGTAATGGAGCTCCTGTGCCAAAAACTGTTTCGCCACATACCCGTGTTGATTCTCGAAGCCCAACTCCACAAAGATCTGATGCTGATGTGAGTCTCTGCAATGCATTTCTGGGCTTATTTTTTGCActgatcaaaaaataaatctgggtttttttccccttttaagCTATAGGATTTTTTATTGGACTAACTTATTTGTGGCTTAACTATTTGtggtaattatattttgtaggaATGAAGGAGCAACATAAGATTTGGAGATATCTTTGGCTTGAAGCATTATCTCTGCTTTGATCTTGGAAAGGACATGTTATGTTAAGCATGCTCGGATCAACACCCTCATTGCTAGGTTTTATTGCCATGGACCTTTTGGGAGGTTGGACATTAGCTTGTTGGATCCAATTCCTTCCTTGACTCATGTTTGATGGTAGTTAATGTATTCTGATACCTATAGGTTTGTACTGTTTCAAGTGTTCCAGAATACTTTTTGTTACTTTGTTTAAGAGTTTCTGCCAATGGGTTATTCCATATTTTTGGTTTCCTTAGATGTTGTTttacttcttcttcatttttcatctgttgctttctttccttctctgtgatcattttttaatttttacatgaaTCTACAATTCTGATCCTTTCTCATTGTGAATCACATATTGTCCTTATATAGTTGTGTACGGGAAGGGTGAATTTTGCTGTTTGCTGAGATGTGCTAGCTGTGGTGCTGATTTTGGTTCACAGATGGTGGATATCATGTTCATGCTGTTTGCAATCCACTGTCTCctaccattttctttttgataatgtCATGAGTGGTAAGAGTTAAAACTGATTCTCTCTTTATAGTCCTACAACCATGGGGATTGTGATTTGTAACCTGACCATACTTCTCAACTTTGCTGATATCCAAAGTTTTGGCCTACCAAGGAGTTTGAGTAGCTGTGGTTGCCTAAAGATGGATCCAATTCGTATGCATTTACATGTAGCTGGCTCAGGTTCATATGAATGCTCCTTGATTACACTTCTCGGTCTAAGTTTCAGGTAGCTCTTTGTGGCAATGCCTGCATTGATAGGAATGGGTCCGTGTTGGTGAATGGCAGCCTGTGGTGCAGTATTATTATAGTTAGATATTGTCATTAGGACATGTTCATACATGTGAATGATTCTCTTTTCCCAatgctttgtattttttttctaaatggtTCTACTTCCTACAATAGCACATAGGTGTTCTGTTGATTGTAGTGTTATTATTAGCCAACCTCAAGTTGGTTTTGTTATTAAATTTGTTGTGTTTGTCTTCCAATATCTTTATATTCTTGGTATACATTCATCGAAAGATGTGATATTATTGGATCACCCATTTCATCGTCATCTATTAGCGAATGATCTATTTACATCAAATATGCACTAAAATTGGTGAAAGTATTGTTGAGTGAACGGATCAAGGTACTGCAAATTTCTTTTCCAGTTTTTTAGGTGTGCGCTTCACCCTCCCATGTACTTGCAATTTTTTGTGACCTGTTATTTCAATGTAACGTTGACTTGAAACGCTGCTTTCattgtgttttatttccatCTGCGGTGATGGATGCCAAGACCACTAAAAATTTTCTGTGCTAGTTTTCCATATCCAACTCCTTGGCTGAACACATGAAATGGcaatttttcccttattttgtTGGGGTTGTTCAAATTCCCGTCCTAAATTGAGCCGAAAAGTGGGGAATTTTGATTGGTCTGCTCTGTTTgttgaagatgaaaaagttcTATCCTGATTCCTGACCGAGAGATATGGTTGAGGCCGAAGGATGATTCCTAACCCATGTTAAGGTCGTTGCATTTCGGCTTTTCCTCTTCCGGCTCGACGGTCAGGATTCGGTTCGGTGTTGTTGATCCTACGGGTCGGTTTCGATGTAGCTTTCCCTTCTAACTGCTATTGGATCAGAAGGTGCAATGCGTGATTTCCTATCGAATCGTCCCTAAATTTTGCTCAAATCTCGCGATTCTCGGACTAAAACCCTTGTTTTATGAAGCCACATAATctactatctcattttattattcttaaatgtaaattattttatgaagtcGCATCATCCGTCCAATTATGTtattgttaaatgaaaattaaataatatatgtaattaagTTGAATTTATTATATGAGCAATAATACATCTAATATATcaatagtttttatttaaaataaaattactgaagaaaaaataatatatctagtCAAGTTGCTTGCTGTTTTAAAGGAAAGATAAatctaagaaaaaatatagagcataactaattttattatgtGATGAAATTACAGAATAAAAATGGGTATGTAAATATGTATCCCCaacttttttcttgattttctacggtaaatagtatataaaataaatctaaaagattttatacatctttaaaacatttaaatactttaaaggtttaaaaaaatagttataagaataataaaatgttttgtgaTAGGATCCTTTTTCACTGTGGAATGTTGGCTATGGCAACGAAAGTTTGGTCACTATTGTGTTTTGGACTCTATGCAACGCGTTTTGTGGTCTCTCCAATATGTTTTAGTAATTGGGTATGCTATTGTTGTtgcattttttataaagtaaaggaaaaaacaaattttaaagggatattattataaatttaatttttttttatatataaattatat
Protein-coding sequences here:
- the LOC109013378 gene encoding serine/arginine-rich splicing factor SC35-like isoform X2, whose protein sequence is MSHFGRAGPPDIRDTFSLLVLNITFRTTADDLFPLFDKYGKVVDVFIPRDRRTGESRGFAFVRYKYADEAQKAVEKLDGKIVDGREIMVQFAKYGPNAERIHKGRIIETTSKTKGRSRSRSPRPRYRDENRDRDCRRRSRSRSRERYDRDRNRGRERDHRRHSRSRSASPDHHKGRGRGRYEDDRRSRSRSDHSPHPWRSLSPRRTPGVDSPDAQTSNGAPVPKTVSPHTRVDSRSPTPQRSDADE
- the LOC109013378 gene encoding serine/arginine-rich splicing factor SC35-like isoform X1; the encoded protein is MSHFGRAGPPDIRDTFSLLVLNITFRTTADDLFPLFDKYGKVVDVFIPRDRRTGESRGFAFVRYKYADEAQKAVEKLDGKIVDGREIMVQFAKYGPNAERIHKGRIIETTSKTKGRSRSRSPRPRYRDENRDRDCRRRSRSRSRERYDRDRNRGRERDHRRHSRSRSASPDHHKGRGRGRYEDDRRSRSRSDHSASPARCSPHPWRSLSPRRTPGVDSPDAQTSNGAPVPKTVSPHTRVDSRSPTPQRSDADE